GCGGCATTTCGACAAGTAAATCGGTGTCGCTTCTCTCCTCATCGTCACTCCCACCTTCCATATCCTCAATATCTATAGCATCATCGTCATCCGAATCGTTCGTGTCCCCTCCGGATTCCGAAGGAAAATCGCTATCTCCCGACAGCATGTCTGCCCCGTGTTCTGATTTTATGGCGtcctacaaaatatttttagaaaaagaaacatttatCATTTGAAGACAAATTTCCAAATTCAGACCGTACAATTAGGTATCCCAGTCCGGAACTTCCGGAGGAAACGCCCACCGGTGTGCTCTGCTGGATATTGCCGGAAGCTATTCCGGTTCCCTTGCCTTTGGCAGTCTTCTTCTGCTTGGCATCGTTGATGTCGTCGGGTGATTGGAAATCCATCAACTTCGAGGATTTTTTGCAGACCCGACCACTGCGAGACACCCCGGTTACCTCCAATTCGcctgagaaacaaaatattgaaatgttttcgAATTCAGATAATTAACGACTCGGAAAATGCCATTTCTTACCATGAGGTTTATTTGGGGTGTGCTCCATCTTAGAACTATGAAGATTATTCACCGATTACAGGTAAAATACAGAAATTTTCGAAAGTTTTGGCCAGGAGAATTTTCTATTTAGGAATTTTGGAAGCAAAACAAACTTTGCTTTGAAGAAATGTAACGCTGCATAACGCTTATGCTGCTTCTACACACGCTTATTCGGCTTTACAGTAATACACGAATACGTTTCACCTAAAGCCCTACAgtaaaagtgcggcagactgCACGGTGAACAAAGTTACtctgttctgtataaaaatccatacagaatcgagaaaagtgtctccacttagttttatgtttgggcgctttaaacagagcgtgagcaaaaagcttttacacattcgaaagctttcagccagttagtcaattctgtatattttgacatggggatgcccatgcagtttgaaattttctttgcaaaagtaaaatgaaatgaatattttggaaaaaaagaagtcttttttctcgaaaataagTTGTTTATTTCGTACAAGTACATCATTTTGTAATGGAAAATCTTGATGGTCATCGCcacaaaataaatgattgatttaattatgttaattttctaTATCGGCAACATTTTATTATCTCCCACCCATCGCCCGATTACTCCGGTCATTTTTTGGCTGGAGTGTAGTAGCGTAAAATTTTCACTTACGGCTCACGTTCAACAGCTGCTGGCTCCGAAGCCGGCGATGATGGAGTGGCCATCTGTGCCACGATCGCCGCTTCTGTTGGCTTTTCGGTGGAACAGCGGGTACATCAGGTGTGCAGCGCCTGCTGTCCATGTGGATGCGGAGCAAAAATCCCGAGTTCTCCTTCCCCGGATGCAGACGGTGGGTGTCAGTCCAGTGCTGTTCAAACGTCGCGACAATCGTTCTCGTCAATGGCTTCATTTTACCGCGATCAAAAGTCTCGACCCCAGCGCGTGATCCAAGCCAGGAATGGCTCATTCGACAGAGGATGGGCGGCGATTCGATCCTGTGTTTCGATGGACAATGCTGTGATCCGGACCGTGGACGAaacgaagttaaaaaaatctccGTCTAGTATGTGGTTGAAAACACAGATGGCGCTGTCTGTGCCGTGCAGTTTCGGAAGAGTTCGGAGCTCGTTTTGTGCCGGAAAGAAAAAGGTTGAAGCCGATACCAATGGGTGCGCAGCAACATGAACACGTGCCGAGATGTGGAGCAAAATATGCCGGAACCAAAAAAAGGGCCCTGAAGAAAAATCTCGTTAGGTATTTTGCCACCTTGATTTTCATAGAAACTCACGCTTTGGGCGACCCTTTTCGAGTTGACTTTCCTCGTGGCTTCGTTTCTTCCGACCTGATGTTGCTGGCGCTGGTCCGGTCTTGTTTGGGATCTTGGCACGTGCCTCGGATTTGTTGTCCGTGCCTTTGTGGCCTGTGGCGATAAATCCGGGGTTAGGTGATTCCTCTAGGATCACAAAAGGCACCTACCTGAGCCTGAGAATATCCGTTCTCCGCACTATCCGGATCCGTCACCTTTAAAAGGCTTTTAGCCCGACGAGCACTGTTCTGGTGCGTCCGGTTTCGAGCACCACACTTGACTATTGTGCGGAAACTGCAGTGACGTTTACCGCTCATTTGCACGCTTAGTAAAGTTTCCCCCAAAATGGGTTTTTACTTTgcacattttttattgattctcaGTTTTGGTTAAAAACCAACACGCTCGTATTGTTTTATGCAACGGGTGGGTTATTGAATCAAACTTGTTGCCTAAATTGCTCTCTCATATCATTgctcaaaattaatcaaaattcaaatgtaacacaacattgctgctttggtagaatttttcatggatcatgacaacccgcataatcaattacaatatatagagaatattctatattgtctctaaacgttatcgtttattgtaaagtgaacagtatatgtacaataacacagaccatattaacaatctgtattatgattatctgttaaagtaccatatggggaaagggctgttaagcatgtttaccattcaaaaagagcgattttttcgaacaaatatttcatgctacattattggatacggttaaaatatcatccacttttggcgagcaaaacaatctacctgaatgttctagctacgttggaatacaaaatcatagatttcatcaacttcaatggatatagtttgcttatagtagtttgtagtaaaaataacgctcaatcatacgttccgcatattgtaaaatatttttaaaaagagcttccctgtaccataaccaatatagttccaattctttcccacaaaaaataaaataaaattaaaaaatttaaatgttgagatttttattttttatttctgatattatacatggattatacaatcttacctatttgtgcagatctgcattgttcagcctttcagtagattttttttccgctctccgctcagcagagatctttgtttctgtaatttcattagttttatttaatctcactagtttttatcgataatataatatagttttacttacttttcgcgttctgtgtgtttttctcagcgtgattcttttttttcggagccattttgaacacagttttcagttccgaacctggcgtggggttgccgacacaaattttaacgaagtgaagtgaaaattagcagatgctgaacccaagagcgaaaaaatgcataagctcacaactacatcttaaaataacaatattagttattatccgcaagaggtgaaatgataacgacttgtctaactcatacaatgttgtcaatgttgtttttttttaatttaatgtctaatgctaagaaaatataaggaaactttgtcgtacactgttagagtcctggataaggtccagagacaatattcaaaggttgcaaatttttattctcttattatactatacttactaaatcatatatcatattgtcactgtcactgatacgatcctgtcataatttattgaggtaataaaattttgaacatgtataatgaaatgatacttggaagatatttcatactggtactgctaccaatatattaagttaatagttagtactatatccccaactgtttttaattatgcgggaaggatccatgaaaaattcataatcacgcCACTAGGAGttcgaaggaagaaaaaaaatgatcgactACATTCCGAGCATACCTCAGAAGCGTAACACCTACTGCAGAGGTGTCTTAAACTTAATATATAAAACATAAACACATCATAATAAACTCAAAGCCAACGAATCTTGGCAAAAATATCTTCACGCCAACGAATTATGGCAAAgattaaactaaaactaaagaCGAAACTCAACGCCAACATATCTTGGCAAATGATGTCAATCTATTCCAGCAGACCCGGTAAAATTCCTTCGACTCCTGAAACCAAACTATTAAGACTTCCTCCTAAGCAGCAAAACAATCAATTAAAATCTTGtagtcattgaaaaaaatgactctGATCTTACAGTGAGGACTAAACACAATTACTGGTTTTTCTAGAAGCAACGGATGTCTTAGGAAAAGAGGGATTTAATCCTCTTAATTGCCAAGGGCCCGGAATAGAGGTTataccgcgcctccagatcgcgttcctTTTGATGTTTCCTTAGCAACCCCCTTGACATCTGTGCCCGAATGTTCATGATCTTGAAACGGATTAAAACCAGCTAAATATGAAATACAGTattgaacaaacaaaacaatactGATGATAATACAGCAAAATGATATGATAAACAAGAAGAGCAATAATTAAGTAATCGCAATAATAATCAATTATCTAATACTAATAACAATGATAATTGTAACTAGACgctaagtttcaaaaatttgtcgaaCTAATAATCAAAAGTGGTTCGATTCAGTTGGGCGCCATTTTGTAATGGAAAATCTTGATGGTCATCGCcacaaaataaatgattgatttaattatgttaattttctaTATCGGCAACATTTTATTATCTCCCACCCATCGCCCGATTACTCCGGTCATTTTTTGGCTGGAGTGTAGTAGCGTAAAATTTTCACTTACGGCTCACGTTCAACAGCTGCTGGCTCCGAAGCCGGCGATGATGGAGTGGCCATCTGTGCCACGATCGCCGCTTCTGTTGGCTTTTCGGTGGAACAGCGGGTACATCAGGTGTGCAGCGCCTGCTGTCCATGTGGATGCGGAGCAAAAATCCCGAGTTCTCCTTCCCCGGATGCAGACGGTGGGTGTCAGTCCAGTGCTGTTCAAACGTCGCGACAATCGTTCTCGTCAATGGCTTCATTTTACCGCGATCAAAAGTCTCGACCCCAGCGCGTGATCCAAGCCAGGAATGGCTCATTCGACAGAGGATGGGCGGCGATTCGATCCTGTGTTTCGATGGACAATGCTGTGATCCGGACCGTGGACGAaacgaagttaaaaaaatctccGTCTAGTATGTGGTTGAAAACACAGATGGCGCTGTCTGTGCCGTGCAGTTTCGGAAGAGTTCGGAGCTCGTTTTGTGCCGGAAAGAAAAAGGTTGAAGCCGATACCAATGGGTGCGCAGCAACATGAACACGTGCCGAGATGTGGAGCAAAATATGCCGGAACCAAAAAAAGGGCCCTGAAGAAAAATCTCGTTAGGTATTTTGCCACCTTGATTTTCATAGAAACTCACGCTTTGGGCGACCCTTTTCGAGTTGACTTTCCTCGTGGCTTCGTTTCTTCCGACCTGATGTTGCTGGCGCTGGTCCGGTCTTGTTTGGGATCTTGGCACGTGCCTCGGATTTGTTGTCCGTGCCTTTGTGGCCTGTGGCGATAAATCCGGGGTTAGGTGATTCCTCTAGGATCACAAAAGGCACCTACCTGAGCCTGAGAATATCCGTTCTCCGCACTATCCGGATCCGTCACCTTTAAAAGGCTTTTAGCCCGACGAGCACTGTTCTGGTGCGTCCGGTTTCGAGCACCACACTTGACTATTGTGCGGAAACTGCAGTGACGTTTACCGCTCATTTGCACGCTTAGTAAAGTTTCCCCCAAAATGGGTTTTTACTTTgcacattttttattgattctcaGTTTTGGTTAAAAACCAACACGCTCGTATTGTTTTATGCAACGGGTGGGTTATTGAATCAAACTTGTTGCCTAAATTGCTCTCTCATATCATTgctcaaaattaatcaaaattcaaatgtaacAATCATTCAGAGGGATTCAGAGTTCTAAATTTACACTATTTGAACGCGTCATAGTTGTAACTTTCCAGTTTCTGAAATTCTCCAGTGTCGTTTTCTTAGCTAAGTGCTCAGCTTATCCAGGTGCCTAGGTTTTGTAATCGGATAGAGTAGCGCCACTAAAAAGATAACAAATAGTCATGACTTGTTCATCAGAAAATGAAATCCAAATACGtaccaaataaaaataattaaccgGCGTCTCGCGTCAGCTCATGTAATACGGAATAATTGTAAATCGTAATCCTCGGTTTATACAATATGTTAACCATCGGATAGCTCCTATATACCAATAGTAATTTTTCTCTGCCAAGCACTTATCCTGAGCACTAAACTATACGCATTCTTATCCGGTTCCAAaagctaaagaaaaaaaaattaaccaattaTACCTTTATCagaatgttgttgttgtttaattTTACCTGGTCTGCTCACGAGTGGAGTTCAAGCGAAAGTTTTCCTGGAACTATTCGGATATTTTTTGGGTTGAGATTGTCCAACAAATCTCGAGTTTGTTCCATTCTTTTTTCGTCCTCTACCTTTGTTATATGATGGTGATC
This sequence is a window from Uranotaenia lowii strain MFRU-FL chromosome 3, ASM2978415v1, whole genome shotgun sequence. Protein-coding genes within it:
- the LOC129752624 gene encoding uncharacterized protein LOC129752624 → MSGKRHCSFRTIVKCGARNRTHQNSARRAKSLLKVTDPDSAENGYSQAQATKARTTNPRHVPRSQTRPDQRQQHQVGRNEATRKVNSKRVAQSVSFYENQGGKIPNEIFLQGPFFGSGIFCSTSRHVFMLLRTHWYRLQPFSFRHKTSSELFRNCTAQTAPSVFSTTY